In Juglans regia cultivar Chandler chromosome 5, Walnut 2.0, whole genome shotgun sequence, the following are encoded in one genomic region:
- the LOC109015309 gene encoding transcription factor RAX2-like: MGRAPCCDKANVKKGPWSPEEDSKLKEYIEKYGTGGNWIAFPQKAGLKRCGKSCRLRWLNYLRPNIKHGEFSDEEDRTICTLFANIGSRWSIIAAQLPGRTDNDIKNYWNTKLKKKLMGMHLPPQRKLAPFASSSQIPPFQSQPLSSSLYEECSSYYKSFSGLEAISFPSNYLSSSTSLATNPSIFQTHESCVSSMPYYPVNENVLMFGSEGSCRSSDDGSCTQISYGRDIKQEGMAFQSYVSNGLEENPMSMLNYDSNRVENLKQWAEKANAYFGEIPLQYDLDHDVKQLIRSSNSGSNSFLQY, from the exons atggggaggGCTCCCTGTTGTGACAAGGCAAATGTTAAGAAGGGGCCATGGTCACCAGAAGAAGATTCAAAGCTTAAAGAATACATAGAGAAATATGGAACTGGTGGGAATTGGATTGCGTTCCCGCAGAAAGCTG GTCTGAAGCGATGTGGGAAAAGTTGCAGGTTGAGATGGCTTAACTATCTCAGGCCTAACATTAAGCATGGTGAGTTTTCTGACGAGGAAGACAGAACAATCTGCACCCTTTTTGCTAACATTGGAAGCAG GTGGTCGATAATTGCCGCTCAGTTGCCAGGTAGGACTGACAATGACATCAAGAATTACTGGAACACGAAGCTGAAGAAGAAGCTCATGGGGATGCATCTTCCTCCTCAGAGAAAACTTGCTCCATTCGCGTCCTCTTCCCAAATCCCACCATTTCAATCTCAACCACTGTCATCCTCTCTATACGAAGAATGCAGCTCTTATTATAAATCTTTCTCAGGCCTCGAAGCCATTTCATTCCCATCAAATTACTTAAGCAGCTCCACTTCTTTGGCCACCAATCCTTCTATTTTCCAAACCCATGAGAGCTGCGTGAGTTCCATGCCGTATTATCCTGTGAATGAGAACGTCCTCATGTTTGGAAGTGAAGGAAGCTGCCGCAGTTCAGACGATGGGAGTTGTACTCAGATCAGCTATGGCAGAGACATTAAACAAGAAGGAATGGCTTTCCAGAGCTATGTCTCAAACGGGTTAGAAGAAAACCCCATGTCCATGCTTAATTATGACAGCAATAGAGTTGAAAATCTAAAACAATGGGCTGAAAAAGCAAACGCGTATTTTGGAGAAATCCCATTACAATATGATCTTGATCATGATGTTAAGCAGCTGATTAGAAGTAGTAATAGTGGCTCTAACAGCTTTCTTCAATATTGA